The Chryseobacterium sp. LJ668 genome segment TAGGAAATAATTTACCTGAAAACATAAAAACTTACGCCACCGCCTACGCCGGACATCAATTTGGTAACTGGGCAGGGCAATTGGGAGACGGAAGAGCCATTATCGCCGGAGAAATAAAAAATAGTGAGGGACAAAAAACTGAAATTCAATGGAAAGGAGCAGGTGCAACACCCTATTCCAGGCATGCTGACGGAAGAGCAGTTTTAAGATCCTCCGTTCGAGAATATTTAATGAGCGAAGCAATGCATCATTTAGGAATTCCCACAACAAGGGGTCTTAGTCTTTGTCTGACGGGAGAAGATGTAGTTCGTGACATCATGTACAGCGGAAATCCACAGGAAGAAAAAGGTGCAGTGGTTGTAAGAACTGCAGAAAGTTTTTTACGCTTTGGGCATTTTGAACTGATGTCTGCTCAAAAAGAAATTGACACATTACAGAAACTCACTGATTTTACGATTAAAAACTATTTCCCTGAAATTATTTCGGAAGGCGAACAAAAATACAAAGACTTTTTCCAATCCGTTTGTACTAAAACTGCAGATTTAATGGTTGAATGGTTCAGGGTTGGTTTTGTACATGGCGTGATGAATACCGATAATATGTCGATTCTAGGTCTGACGATTGACTACGGTCCGTTTTCGATGACGGATGAATATGATCTGAATTTTACTCCAAACACAACAGATTTACCCGGAAGAAGGTATGCTTTTGGCAAACAAGGACAAATTTCACAATGGAATCTTTGGCAGCTAGCCAATGCTCTTTTTGCATTAATTAAAGATGAAAAATTTCTGGAAGACACTTTAAATTCTTATGGAACATATTTTTGGGAGTCACACGACAAAATGCTCTGCAAAAAATTTGGTTTTGATCAGCTCTTAGAATCTGATGAAGAATTTTTCACCAACTGGCAGGGTCTAATGCAGGAACTTCAGCTGGATTATACCTTATTCTTTAATGTATTAGAAAAGTTGGATGTTGTTTCTGATTTAAAGGCAGAGTTTGAAAAAGTTTCCTATATTGTTTTAGATAATGCTAAATTAAAGAAACTGGAGAATTTTATACAGCTCTTTAAAAATAGATCAGAAAAAAATACTATTTCAAAAGAAGAATCTTCAAGCCTTATGAAGAAAACGAATCCGAAATTTCTTTTGAGAAACTATCTATTATTTGAATGTATAGAAGAAATTAGCAACGGAAAAACTGAAATGCTTGAAAAATTAACTTCAGCTTTAGAAGATCCTTATGAAGAAATCTTCCCTGAATTCTCTGTGAAAAGGCCTTCCGGATATGATGATATCAGTGGATGTTCGATGTTGTCTTGTAGCTCGTGAGTAGAAACATTAAACAAAATTAAAATTTAACACAATAATTTGTC includes the following:
- a CDS encoding protein adenylyltransferase SelO; this translates as MNLKNIKQPFIENFPGDFSKNPIQRNTPKVLFSTIDPVGFDDPKLIVFNEKLSEEIGLGKFDNSDLDFLVGNNLPENIKTYATAYAGHQFGNWAGQLGDGRAIIAGEIKNSEGQKTEIQWKGAGATPYSRHADGRAVLRSSVREYLMSEAMHHLGIPTTRGLSLCLTGEDVVRDIMYSGNPQEEKGAVVVRTAESFLRFGHFELMSAQKEIDTLQKLTDFTIKNYFPEIISEGEQKYKDFFQSVCTKTADLMVEWFRVGFVHGVMNTDNMSILGLTIDYGPFSMTDEYDLNFTPNTTDLPGRRYAFGKQGQISQWNLWQLANALFALIKDEKFLEDTLNSYGTYFWESHDKMLCKKFGFDQLLESDEEFFTNWQGLMQELQLDYTLFFNVLEKLDVVSDLKAEFEKVSYIVLDNAKLKKLENFIQLFKNRSEKNTISKEESSSLMKKTNPKFLLRNYLLFECIEEISNGKTEMLEKLTSALEDPYEEIFPEFSVKRPSGYDDISGCSMLSCSS